Proteins from one Plasmodium yoelii strain 17X genome assembly, chromosome: 2 genomic window:
- a CDS encoding rRNA biogenesis protein RRP36, putative, which produces MEEESQKKNKKHKIKKSQKPITVSNRKPFNIFDKNNKTQKPLVRDPRFSNLSGSFNPNFFRNAYKFLYDTREHEKEEIEKKLKNKNLNQEEKNKLKNAYSNYKNTDAILKKKEDERKLKSQLVKQEKENILKKNKTPYYYSNRTIKKMVQEKGEEKIGVKKIIKKEKKILQKERKHNMIPQRRYVDEN; this is translated from the exons atggAAGAAGAATCacaaaagaaaaacaaaaaacataaaataaaaaaaagtcaAAAACCAATAACAGTAAGTAATAGAAAGCcctttaatatttttgataaaaataacaagACACAAAAACCTTTAGTTCGAGATCCTcgtttttcaaatttatctg gaTCTTTTAATCCTAACTTTTTTAGGAAtgcatataaatttttatatgatacAAGGGAAcatgaaaaagaagaaattgaaaaaaaattaaaaaataaaaatttaaatcaagaagaaaaaaataaattaaaaaatgcatatagtaattataaaaatacagatgcaatacttaaaaaaaaagaagatgaaAGAAAATTAAAATCACAATTAGTTAAacaagaaaaagaaaatattttgaaaaaaaataaaactccatattattatagtaataggacgattaaaaaaatggtaCAAGAAAAGGGGGAGGAAAAAATTggtgtaaaaaaaattattaagaAGGAAAAGAAAATTTTGCAAAAGGAAAGAAAACACAATATGATTCCCCAAAGAAGATATGTTGATGAGAATTAG